The sequence TATGATAATATATTTTTAGGTACTCCTGTATGGGCTGGAACTTATGCAGCTCCATTTAATACTTTTTTAGATATTAGTACTATAAATAATAAGAATATAGCTTTATTTGCTTGCCATGGAGGTGGTGGAAGTGAGAAGTGTTTCGCTAACTTCAAAAAAGAACTTTCAGAAAATATGTTTATAGGGAATATCGAATTAGTAGATCCATTAAAAAAAGAAACGGATAGTTCATTAGACAAGGTTAAGGAATGGCTTCAAACATTAAACATATAAAATATGCATTTAAAACTTTGATATATATTTAGTTATAGCCTGAGTAAAACTCTTAAAAGAATATACTTTATAAAATAATGGTAATTTGTTTAATTTTAGTGCGAAAAATACAAATTTTACTACAATTTAAAACTTGTGTGACAATTTTGTGATACCATATATATTGAGGGGTTATAGAATTTTAGGGGGAGATGATATAATTGCTTTTTGAAGATTCAAGTGAAAATAAAGAGCTTATTAAATATGTGGTGAATTTTTTCAAAAAACCTTTATATGTTAATATGGCTATTTCATCTATTTTATGTTTTGAAAGTTCATGTTTTTTAATACTAAAGTTAGTGCATAAAGAAACTGATGATATATTATTTTCTGCATTTTACACAACTTTATTTTTAATTTATACAACATGGACATGGAGTTCGTTTGCATATGAAATAAAGGAAAAAAGACATAGACTATATTAAAAACTAAAATATAAAAATAAAAGGTATGTAAATTGAATATTATAATATTCAATTTACATACCTTTTATTTTAACAAACATAAGGAAATTTAAATTGTATTTAATAGTAATATATATCTGAGCTATTAAATCAATTAAAGTGTTCATATTCGATTTCAGGAGAATCATTAAGATATGAGGCACTATTAAGTAGCCTCATACATATAAAAACAACAGGTTTTCCAAATGAAATATTTGCTTCTCTAGAAAATTCAATAAAACCTATTTTTTTATATAACTTTATAGCTCTCTTATTAAAATCAGCAACTCTTAAACAAATATCTCCTCTATATAAAAAGGTAGTCCTTCCGAAATGAATACATTCTTTTATGAAGTCTAACCCCAGTCCTTTACCAGTATCTTCAGGTCTTATACCAAGTCCAATTTCCATAAAGTTTGCTCTAAAGGTATACTCATATATACCAAATAATTTATCATTAGAATCGAATACAGAAAAGTAAAAGCTATTATTATCTTCAAATATTTCATCAATAGTTTCTTTTATACCTTCTTCTGGGATATTATAAAAATCATAAGGATATTCATATTTCCAGTTTATATATGTGTAAACCTGAAGTTCATCCATTTCTAATATTTTTCTTTTATACATAATAACCTCCATTTTAAGCGCTCTATGAATGCTCATTTAAAATATATTAGACGTTAAATGTAATAATCCTAGAAAAACATATAAATTAATTTATATATTTTAACTATTAAGAATTAATATAAATATATTTTTATATAAAAATATATTTATATTATAGACATGTATATTTTATTATAGTATATTGTATACATAGACATCAAGAAACGACATATATTAACAATCAGTAGGAACGGACATATATAGAGGGGCTTTAAATGCCCCTCATTAATCAAGTTAATAATACTATCCCCCCAATAATAGTATTAATATTAAAATACCCCTTTTAAAGACTGTATCGGAAACAGTCTTTTTTTATTTGTAAAAAATTATCTATCTAGAAGACTACTGTCTTGTGATGTATATATACCGCTTTTACCTGCAAATACATAACTTATTACACAAGCAATGAATATAAATCCAATATTAGCAGATCCAAATAATTCAATTCCCATTATAAAAGATGCTATAGGTGTTTTTGTAGCTCCTGCAAATACTCCTATCATTCCAAGCCCTGCTAAAAATTCAATAGGAAGTCCGATAATACTTGCAAGTAAGTTTCCTAAAGTTGCTCCTATTACAAATAATGGAGTAACCTCTCCACCTTGGAATCCTACAGCAAGCGTAATTGATGTTAAAACAAGCTTTATTATAAATGACCCTTTAGGAACAGGCTGGTTAAATGCATTACTTAATAAATCTAGACTTAATCCAAGATAAATTCTAGTTCCAAGAATTAAAACTATAATAATAATGATAATACCTCCTATAAAGCTTTTTAAAGATGTATTGGGTATTTTAGTTGCAAAAAACTTCTTTAGAGCATGTGTAAGCTCTGCAAAAAGTTTGCTAGTAAGCCCAAATAAAACAGCACATACTATAACTTTGAAAAATACATCAACACCAGTTAAAGATAATCCCATATTATAATGACTGTGCTGAACCTTAAAAATTTCTGCTATAAAGTTTCCTATATAGCTTGATATAAAACAAGGTATTATTGCTTCATATCGCATTTTACCAAGAGTTGAAACTTCAAGTCCAAATACAGTTCCTGCGATAGGTGTTCCAAATACAACTCCAAAACCACTACTTACACCACTGATTATAAGTATTGTATAATCCATACCTTTTAATTTTAGAAGTTCCCCTATTTTAGAAGATACGCTAGCTCCTATTTGAACTCCAGTACCCTCTCTACCAGCAGATCCTCCAAATAAATGGGTTATAAACGTTCCTAAAAACACAAGTGGTGCCATTCTAAAAGGAATTCTACCTTCACCCTCATTAATTCGTTCAATAATTAAATTATTTCCTTTTGATGAATCTTTACCGTATTTAGAATATAAATAACTTACAAAAGCTCCTCCTATAGGTAACATGTATAATAACCATGGATTTGATTCTCTCGTACTTGTTGCCCATTGTAAGCTTTTTAAGAAAAATGATATTACAATTCCAACAGCAATCCCAGATATGGATGCTAGCAAAAACCATCTTAAAAATACAATAGATACTACTTCACTTTCTTTTATATGTTTTTTTAATTCATTCACAATTAATCCTCCTAGTCTATTTTCTGCAAAAAAACAGACTCCTACCCTTAAATATTTATAAGAGTAGGAGTCATTAGCATCTTATGCATTTAATGGCGAACTCCATCGCCGATTTAATTTACCAATTTATTATATTATAAAAGAGCTAAAATTTCAATTAAGTTACAAAAATATACACATTGTTGATTTTATATTTTTAAAATAGTATGCTTTAGTAAACTAGGGGATTAAATTAAGGGAGGGATTAAAATTATGAGAGAAGTTATGATTATAAAAATGATTATAGGTATATTTTTTATTGTATATGGACTGATAGTATCAGCAATAGAACAGTATAAAAGAGTTCCGTTATTTTATAATTCTAAGGATCAAGTGAATGGAGTAATAAATGGTTTTGTATGCATAGTTGTAGGAGTTGTTGTTTCTTCATATAATCTAAATCAAGGTATTATTATTGGAATTATAGCTTTTTCAATGTGGGGAATAGAAAAGCTTATAATATCCAAAATACTTAAAAACAAAGATGAAAAACTTTCTAATATATAAAAAAGCACTTCGTATTTTCGAAGTGCTTTTTTATTATAATTTTTATCTTATAAAATTTGTATGTAATCTATCTTCTAAATCTGGTTTTTCTATATTATTATTTTTACCAATATCTATACATTTTATTATCCAGGCCATATTTTTGCCTAAAACTCGCATTGTTTGTAATCCTTCTACATCTTTTTTTACTTCGTCTGAAGTGTTTCCATGGACCATATTCCAATATTGAGAACTAACAATTGGCATATTAGAGATAGTAAAGTACTTATTCAATTGATCGAATGTAGCAGTAGTTCCTGCTCTTCTCGCACTAACTACTGAAGCACCTGGCTTAAATGCCATGTGTTTTCCTCCGCTATAAAATACTCTATCTAAAAAAGATACTAATGATCCTGCTGCAGATGCATAATAAACAGGTGATCCAAATACAAATCCATCTGAATACTTTGCCTTTTCTACAAAATCATTAACTCCATCATTCATGAAGCATTTCCCTGTATTTTTACATGAACGGCATCCTATACATCCTCCTACAGGCTTATTACCTATGTGAAAAATTTCTGTATCTATTCCACTTGCTTCTAGTGCTTTTGAAACTTCCTCTAATGCTGTGTATGTACATCCATTTTTATTTGGACTTCCATTGACTAACAATACTTTCATACTTACACCATCCTAATCTAATTTAATTTTAAATATATTTACATCCTTAATAAAATTATATAGCGCATATTGACCATAAAATCAATTAAATTTTAACTTTTTAACAAAAACTAAAGATAGTCTACCTAATCACTAGATAGACTATCTTCAGTTTTTTCAATTCATTTATATATTTAACTAAGCTAATCTGTAAGA is a genomic window of Paraclostridium bifermentans containing:
- a CDS encoding flavodoxin family protein, whose product is MKNLVVYYSLEGNTKLIAEFIAKEIGADIIELKPKKEFPSSGFRKYVWGGKSVIFKQKPELMNKEIDISKYDNIFLGTPVWAGTYAAPFNTFLDISTINNKNIALFACHGGGGSEKCFANFKKELSENMFIGNIELVDPLKKETDSSLDKVKEWLQTLNI
- a CDS encoding GNAT family N-acetyltransferase gives rise to the protein MYKRKILEMDELQVYTYINWKYEYPYDFYNIPEEGIKETIDEIFEDNNSFYFSVFDSNDKLFGIYEYTFRANFMEIGLGIRPEDTGKGLGLDFIKECIHFGRTTFLYRGDICLRVADFNKRAIKLYKKIGFIEFSREANISFGKPVVFICMRLLNSASYLNDSPEIEYEHFN
- a CDS encoding voltage-gated chloride channel family protein — its product is MNELKKHIKESEVVSIVFLRWFLLASISGIAVGIVISFFLKSLQWATSTRESNPWLLYMLPIGGAFVSYLYSKYGKDSSKGNNLIIERINEGEGRIPFRMAPLVFLGTFITHLFGGSAGREGTGVQIGASVSSKIGELLKLKGMDYTILIISGVSSGFGVVFGTPIAGTVFGLEVSTLGKMRYEAIIPCFISSYIGNFIAEIFKVQHSHYNMGLSLTGVDVFFKVIVCAVLFGLTSKLFAELTHALKKFFATKIPNTSLKSFIGGIIIIIIVLILGTRIYLGLSLDLLSNAFNQPVPKGSFIIKLVLTSITLAVGFQGGEVTPLFVIGATLGNLLASIIGLPIEFLAGLGMIGVFAGATKTPIASFIMGIELFGSANIGFIFIACVISYVFAGKSGIYTSQDSSLLDR
- a CDS encoding flavodoxin family protein; translated protein: MKVLLVNGSPNKNGCTYTALEEVSKALEASGIDTEIFHIGNKPVGGCIGCRSCKNTGKCFMNDGVNDFVEKAKYSDGFVFGSPVYYASAAGSLVSFLDRVFYSGGKHMAFKPGASVVSARRAGTTATFDQLNKYFTISNMPIVSSQYWNMVHGNTSDEVKKDVEGLQTMRVLGKNMAWIIKCIDIGKNNNIEKPDLEDRLHTNFIR